TGTTCCAGCTGAAACTGTAAGCGAAAAGAAGAACCTTCcgaaggaaaataaaaaaatgaataatggtGCAAAGGTTAATGAGCCTATTAAATTTGGCTCTCATGGTACTAAAGAACCAATTAAGGAGGAAGGGAAAAAAGTTCCTGTTACCGCCCTCCGAAAGGATGCAGTTGAGGACTGGCCTGAACCTAAGCAGATCCATTCTTTCTACATTGTAAGATATCGAAGATTTGAAGACCAAAACCTGAAGCCCAAATTTGATCAGGCAGAAAAAGAGCTACagaaaatgaacaaaacaaGATTTCAGCTTATTGAAAAATTGCGAGCCAGGAGGGTAAGTTTTGTCCATAAGTCTTCTTTCAGCTGAACGTTGACATTGTTCGTTGTTCTGTTTAATGTGTTTAGAAGAAATTTAAAACAAGAAATGAAGTAAAAATGTTGAGTTTCGAATCATAATCATCCTGTTTTCTTCTCGTCTCTTGCTCATTAGGCATACAAGCATTCCAGATATACTATTTTCCTTTAGTATTGTTGATTGCATTACGTTGAACGCTTGCACATTTCCTGCAAGCAtcatttatttactttatcCGTGTGAATCATTGATTTGACATAAAAATCGATTACGCTAATGATCATGAGACCTTTCATAACTATGTGGTAGTTTGATGGTATCTGTTTACCAAGACTTTGAAAGATTATCTGGATGAGTCCAAACTTGTGTTTTTGCAGGCCGAACGATCAGAGTTGTTTGGTCAAAGGAAACCTGTGAGTGCTGAGAATCAGGAGTTTCGGACAGTAATCGAAGGGAAGAGAAAGGAAATAAAACCTCTGCAGGATGCGTTGGGAAAGCTCCGTGGTCCTAGGAAAGATGGGAGAGAAGGAGGTGTTGGTCTGTGTTCATCTGAGGCGGAGCTTGATAATCTTGTAAGCTCTAgtctctttgttcttttaagTTCTTACGTTTTGTTACTATCCAGGAGTCCCGGAATTTAGGCCAAAATTCCAAATGAAAGTAaatcgattttttttttcatttctgaAGAGTTGTATATCCTTTGTTTCTTCGTATCTTCATCAGCTCGGTCATTGATAACTATCTAACGTTCGttgtttaactttttatttgtatatcatTTAGATTAAGAGTCTGCAGTACCGCATCCAGCATGAAAGCATTCCTCTAACAGAAGAGAAGAAAATTCTAAGAGAAATTAAACAACTTGAAGGAACAAGGGGAGAGATTAAAGAAAATGTAGCTCTGAGGGCACAGATTCAGGATTCAATGGGTGAAAAAGAATCAATACAAAAGCAGGTCAAGGTAACGGTCAGATCTTGTCGTATACATGTAGAAATGATGATATTAAGTTTTATAGCCTTAACTTCATTTTCCCTGGATTGTCATTGTTAACTAACAACACTCGACACTTTTTTGTACTATAGCTTATAAGTGGTGGACTTGACGGGGTTCACAAGGAGCAACAGGCAGTTAAGGCCAAGCTGAAGATACTAGATGATCAGCTCGATGCGAATACCGGCCAGATCAAATCTTTGGATGAGGAACTGAAGGAAGTAACAAAGAAGAGGGATGCAGCTTTTGTACGCGTTCAGGAATTGAGAAATCAACGGGAAGAAGCGGTATGCTGCTCTTTCCATGTCAATTGCATTATTCTTAAGTTTACTAGATAAGCACTTGTATATATGCTATGCATCTGATTTGATCTCATTTATTCTGTTGTTGAATGGTCAATAGATCTATTTGGTCATGAAACACCtcaattattatgtatttcgtTAACACGAGCTGAAAAAGCATCCATCTCCTACTGATGCAAAGGCTTGAACTTCCCGGTGATATCGTTGTGTAAATTGGTTATTCAGAACAAGTACTTTTACCTTCAGAATTGTCTGGCCAATTTTACATGGCATTTTCTAGATGATAGTTGATTTATTCAATGTAAATCAAAGCATTCGGAAAGTCTTTATAATCAATGTCGTTTCATTTTTTCAGAATGCGCCTTTCTACAAAAACGTTGCACTGTTGCAAAAGGCAAAACTGCTAGCAGACAAGAAGGATGTTGAAGCCCTTAAAGAACTCTCACTTACTGAGGTACCTTTGATCTGTCTTTAGTTGCTGAATTTGAACATatcaaaattttgacatttagTTGCTAAAACTACGACGTCGAATCAGACCCCAATAACATCTCCTGCAGCATGCGAAGAAATTCTAGAAGGCACGTGTGAATGCCATTCAAATTGAATCAAAGGCTAGACAAACCTTAGATCTGTCTTTAGTTGCTAAATTTGAAGTTTTGCATGTTTCTTTGCTGACAGTAATTTCGTTTGTTTTCAGGTCGATAGATTCATCTCACTATGGAGTGGCAAGCCCTTTAGGGATGACTATGAGAGGAGAATTTTGGCATCACTTGATATTAGGCAGTTGAGCAGGGATGGCAGGATGCGGAACCCTGATGAGAAGCGACTTGTCTTACCACAGGCGCAGACTGTTGCACAGCCTGAGATTGTTGAGAAAACTACTGTAAAACCGTCAAAGGAAGAATCAGAGCCTGCTCAGAAAGTAAACAAAGAGAAGAACACCAAGAAGACGAAAGATGCAAGTAGCAACGTTACGGATACTAAAGAGAAGAACACCAAGAAGCCGAAAGATGCAAGTAGCAAAGTTACGGAAACTAACTACATCTTTGATATTGAAGAGGAGATCCATGGTTTAGAAAAGCAACCCAAGGATGTGAAACCAAAAAACAAGGAAACTGATGAAGCAAAATTGAAGGAAATGAAGAGAGAGGAGGAGATTGCGAAAAATCGACAGGCAATggaaaggaaaaagaagttgaaagaGAAAGCAGCTGCTAAAGCAGCAATAAAAGCTCAGAAAGAAGCTGAAAAGAGGAAACTCAAGGAAATTATTCTTATCATTCTACCATTTGCTTTAGCTTTTACGTCGTAGGAATTTACATTTTACATTAGTCGTGGACTTAACACATCTTTACTCATTTCAGGAACTTGAGAAGAAGGCGAAGAAGAACGCTGGAGATTTAGTTACTGAGGAACCAGTTGAAATAGTTGCTGAAGAAGTGAAGTTGGAGGAAAACATTGAAACACCAGCTGCACCTAAGCTCAAGGAGCCTAAAGGGAAAGCTGTCAAGCATCGAGCAGCACGAGCAAAAAGCACAGAAATTCCTAAAACTATACTTAAACGCAAAAAGGCGATTAACTATTGGCTATTGGCTGCTCCTGCTGCGCTTGTAGTTCCGCTACTTCTTCTAGCATTCTCACATCTTCTCTAGGATAATATGAAAGACAAGAAGTAGAGGGGGGAAAACTTGGTATTGCTTAGAGTGTTGCAATATCAAGGtctattttttgtaatttcagATCATGCCTATTTTTTTTCAGTCATAATGTTGCTGGTAGATAAGGCATTCAAGAGTAACTGAGCTTGTTTGATGTTGGTTGGTCTAGTAgtttcaagttttgatatttgcTTAAAGATTTTCATCTTTGGCATTAATTGTAAACATCTAAGTTCTTTATGATCTGCCTACAATCTGTTTCATTGAAACAAAGTCTCTTCTCTGTTATGTTGAGTGAAGCTAAGTGTCATGTCCCGCCAACAGATCAGTCAAATCGTTGAGGGTCGCACGGAGCTTtagcaaatactctaagtccgtgacacAAGTATGCCTAGACTAATGTTCTAGTTTGCCTTCATGTTG
This portion of the Solanum pennellii chromosome 12, SPENNV200 genome encodes:
- the LOC107006608 gene encoding proton pump-interactor 1-like, which translates into the protein MASQSARVPAETVSEKKNLPKENKKMNNGAKVNEPIKFGSHGTKEPIKEEGKKVPVTALRKDAVEDWPEPKQIHSFYIVRYRRFEDQNLKPKFDQAEKELQKMNKTRFQLIEKLRARRAERSELFGQRKPVSAENQEFRTVIEGKRKEIKPLQDALGKLRGPRKDGREGGVGLCSSEAELDNLIKSLQYRIQHESIPLTEEKKILREIKQLEGTRGEIKENVALRAQIQDSMGEKESIQKQVKLISGGLDGVHKEQQAVKAKLKILDDQLDANTGQIKSLDEELKEVTKKRDAAFVRVQELRNQREEANAPFYKNVALLQKAKLLADKKDVEALKELSLTEVDRFISLWSGKPFRDDYERRILASLDIRQLSRDGRMRNPDEKRLVLPQAQTVAQPEIVEKTTVKPSKEESEPAQKVNKEKNTKKTKDASSNVTDTKEKNTKKPKDASSKVTETNYIFDIEEEIHGLEKQPKDVKPKNKETDEAKLKEMKREEEIAKNRQAMERKKKLKEKAAAKAAIKAQKEAEKRKLKELEKKAKKNAGDLVTEEPVEIVAEEVKLEENIETPAAPKLKEPKGKAVKHRAARAKSTEIPKTILKRKKAINYWLLAAPAALVVPLLLLAFSHLL